Genomic DNA from Streptomyces sp. NBC_01571:
TGCTCGCCAACACCTGCATCGAGTCCACCAGCCGCTACGCGATGGAGCTCGGCTACCACGTGACCCTCGTCCGCGACGCCACCGCGGCGTTCAAGCCCGAGATGATGCACGCCGCCCACGAACTCAACGGCCCCACCTACGCCCACACCATCACCACCACCGCGGAACTCCTGCGGACGCTGGAGAACGGAGAGCACTGAGATGACACTGACCGGACACCTGCTGATCGGTTCGTCGAACGTCCCGGCATCCGCCGGCACGATGAAGGCACTCGACCCCGCCACGGGGGAGTACATCGGACCGGAGTTCGCCTTCGGCGGCGCGGCCGAGGTCGACCGTGCCGCGCGCCTGGCCGACGAGGCCTTCGACAGCTACAACCGCACCGGACCGAAGGAACGCGCCGCGTTCCTCGACCTGATCGCGGACCGGCTGGACGGGATCAACCAGGAGCTGGCCGAGCGGGCGGCCCTGGAGACCGGCCTGCCCGTTGCACAGCTCCAGGGCGAGGCGGCCAAGGCCGCCTCCCAGTTCCGGCAGTTCGCCGGCGTGGTCCGCGCGGGCCGCTTCCGCGACGCCGCCATCGACCCGGCGCAGCCGGAGCGGCAGCCGCGGCCGCGGATGGACCACCGACTGCAGAAGATCGCCATCGGGCCGGTCGCCATCTTCGGCGCGAGCAACTTCCCCATCTCGTACTCCGTCGCCGGCGGCGACACCGCCTCCGCGCTGGCGGCGGGCGCCCCGGTCGTCCTCAAGGCCCACAACGCCCACCCGGGCGCCTCGGAGCTCCAGGCGCGCGCCATCCGCAGCGCGGTCCTCGACTCAGGGCTGCACGAGGGAGTGTTCTCCATGGTGCGAGGCGCGGGCAACGAGATCGGTGAGGCACTGGTGGACCACCCGCTGATCAAGGCGGTGACCTTCACCGGTTCCGAGCGCGGCGGCATGGCGCTGTACCGGCGGGCCCAGTCGCGTCCGGACCCGATCCCCGTCTTCGCCGAGATGACCAGCGTCAACCCCACCTTCGTCCTGCCCACGGCGCTCGCGGCGCGCGGCACCGAGATCGGCGACGGGTTCGCCGAGCGCATGCTCGTCAACGTCGGCCAGGCCTGCCTGAAGCCCGCGATCCTGCTCGCCGTCGACGGCCCGGGCTACGCCGAGATGCGTGACGCGGCCACGGCGCGGGTGAACGCCATGGGCGCGCGCACCATGCTGACCCCGGGCATCCACGACGCCTACGACCAAGGCGCACGGCGACTGCTCGAGTCGGGCGCCGAGACCCTCACCGAGGGCCCGGAGTCCCAGGGTCCCTGGGAGGGCCGCTCGCGGCTGCTGGAGGTCGACGGGCAGCGGTTCCTGACGGATCCCGGCCTGGCCGAGGAGGTCTTCGGACCGGCGGCGCTCCTGGTGCGCCTGACCGACCTGGCCCAACTCCTCGAGGTGGCCCGGACATTCCGCGGTCAGCTGTCGGCGACGATGCACCTCGACGAGGCCGACCACGGGGACGCGGCACGACTGCTGCCGATCCTGGAACGGCGTACCGGTCGGATCGTGGTGAACGCGTTCGCCCACCCGCAGGAGGTCGGAGACGCGACCATCCACGGCGGCCCCTTCCCGGCCACCACCGACAGCCGCTTCACCTCGGTCGGTATGACGTCCATCGACCGCTTCCTGCGGCCCGTCACCTACCAGGGCTTCCCCGACGCGCTGCTGCCGGACGCGCTG
This window encodes:
- a CDS encoding aldehyde dehydrogenase (NADP(+)); protein product: MTLTGHLLIGSSNVPASAGTMKALDPATGEYIGPEFAFGGAAEVDRAARLADEAFDSYNRTGPKERAAFLDLIADRLDGINQELAERAALETGLPVAQLQGEAAKAASQFRQFAGVVRAGRFRDAAIDPAQPERQPRPRMDHRLQKIAIGPVAIFGASNFPISYSVAGGDTASALAAGAPVVLKAHNAHPGASELQARAIRSAVLDSGLHEGVFSMVRGAGNEIGEALVDHPLIKAVTFTGSERGGMALYRRAQSRPDPIPVFAEMTSVNPTFVLPTALAARGTEIGDGFAERMLVNVGQACLKPAILLAVDGPGYAEMRDAATARVNAMGARTMLTPGIHDAYDQGARRLLESGAETLTEGPESQGPWEGRSRLLEVDGQRFLTDPGLAEEVFGPAALLVRLTDLAQLLEVARTFRGQLSATMHLDEADHGDAARLLPILERRTGRIVVNAFAHPQEVGDATIHGGPFPATTDSRFTSVGMTSIDRFLRPVTYQGFPDALLPDALAADNPLGLPRLVDGHLTQD